A region of Centropristis striata isolate RG_2023a ecotype Rhode Island chromosome 17, C.striata_1.0, whole genome shotgun sequence DNA encodes the following proteins:
- the LOC131989077 gene encoding tripartite motif-containing protein 16-like, producing the protein MAQQRNQTDEGKFCCSICLDLLKDPVTIPCGHNYCMGCLKAHWDEEDQKVNYSCPQCRQTFYPRPVLLKNTMLAELVEELKKTGLQAAPADHCYAGPGDVACDFCTGRKLKASKSCLQCLASYCKQHLQPHYESSAFKKHKLVEASVKLQENICSRHDEVMKIFCRTDQQCICFLCSMDEHKGHDTVSAAAERTEKQKELDESRQRIQQRVQDREKDVKELQREMETINRSADKAVEDSEEIFTELMRLVEKRRSDVKQQIRTQQTTEVSQIKDLQEKLDQEITELKRKDAELDQLSRTEDHTQFLHSYPSLSELTEPTDSPRPNISCLQYFKDVVAAVTAARDKMHAILSETPSLAEPTTRAEFLHYSRQITLDPNTAHTYLVLSEENRKITYNDKNKPYPEHPDRFINISQVLSKDGLTGRCYWEVEISRPAAVAVAYKSISRLGDFNAHVFGYNKKSWALYISDSYTFSHNNHSLGISGPKSSRIGVYLDHRAGILSFYSVSETMTLLHRVQTTFTEPLYAGLWLFGPNGDTAELCKLK; encoded by the coding sequence atggcgcAGCAAAGAAATCAAACAGACGAGGGGAAATTCTGCTGTTCgatctgtctggatctactgaaggatccgGTGACTATTCCATGTGGACACAACTACTGCATGGGCTGTCTTAAAGCCCACTGGGATGAAGAAGACCAGAAGGTAAATTACAGCTGTCCTCAGTGCAGACAGACCTTTTACCCAAGGCCTGTCCtgctgaaaaacaccatgttggCTGAGTTAGTGGAGGAATTGAAGAAGACTGGACTCCAAGCTGCTCCAGCTGATCACTGCTATGCTGGACCTGGAGATGTGGCCTGTGATTTCTGCACTGGGAGGAAGCTGAAAGCCTCCAAGTCCTGTCTGCAGTGTCTGGCTTCTTACTGTAAGCAACACCTCCAGCCTCACTATGAATCttctgcttttaaaaaacacaaactcgTTGAAGCCTCCGTTAAGCTTCAGGAGAACATCTGCTCCCGTCAtgatgaggtgatgaagatTTTCTGCCGCACTGACCAGCAGTGCATCTGCTTTCTCTGCTCAATGGACGAACATAAAGGTCACGACAcagtctcagctgcagcagagaggacGGAGAAGCAGAAGGAGCTCGACGAAAGTCGGCAAAGAATCCAGCAGAGAGTCCAGGACCGAGAGAAAGACGTGAAGGAGCTTCAGCGAGAGATGGAGACCATCAATCGATCTGCTGATaaagcagtggaggacagtgaggAGATTTTTACTGAGTTGATGCGTCTCGTTGAGAAAAGACGCTCTGATGTGAAGCAGCAGATCAGAACCCAGCAGACAACTGAAGTGAGTCAAATCAAAGATCTTCAGGAGAAGCTGGACCAGGAGATCActgagctgaagaggaaagacgccgagctggatcagctgtcacgTACAGAGGACCACACCCAGTTTCTTCACAGTTACCCCTCACTGTCAGAACTGACCGAGCCTACAGACTCACCAAGACCAAACATCTCCTGTCTGCAGTACTTTAAGGATGTGGTGGCAgctgtgacagcagccagagataAAATGCACGCCATTCTTTCTGAGACACCGAGTTTGGCTGAGCCGACAACCAGAGCTGAGTTCTTACATTATTCACGTCAAATcacactggatccaaacacagcacacacataTCTGGTGCTATcagaggaaaacagaaaaataacttataatgacaaaaataagcCATATCCTGAACATCCAGACAGATTCATTAACATATCTCAGGTCTTGAGTAAAGATGGACTGACTGGAcgttgttactgggaggtggagaTCAGTCGGCCTGCTGCAGTCGCAGTCGCTTACAAGAGTATCAGCAGATTAGGGGACTTTAATGCACATGTCTTTGGATACAACAAGAAGTCTTGGGCACTTTATATCAGTGATAGTTATACCTTCAGCCACAACAACCACTCCCTCGGCATCTCAGGCCCTAAATCCTCCAGAATAggagtgtacctggatcacagagcaggtattctgtctttctacagcgtctctgaaACTATGactctcctccacagagtccagaccacgttCACTGAGCCGCTCTATGCTGGACTTTGGCTTTTTGGTCCTAATGGAGACACTGCTGAGTTGTGTAAACTAAAGTAG
- the LOC131989087 gene encoding tripartite motif-containing protein 16-like: MARQRNQADEMKFRCSICLDLLKDPVTIPCGHNYCMGCIQTHWGKGDQKISYSCPQCRKTFNPRPVLLKNTMLAELVEEKKTALQAAPADHCYAGPGDVACDFCTGRKLKASKSCLQCLASYCEQHLQPHYESPAFKKHKLVEASVKLQESICSSHDKLKEIFCRTDKQCICFLCSMDEHKGHDTVSAAAERMEKQKELGESRQIIHQRVQDREKDVKELQQETKTINRSADKAVEDSEEIFTELMRLVEKRRSDVKQQIRSWQTTEVSQIKDLQEKLDQEITELKRKDAEMDQLLRTEDHTQFLHSYPSLSELPESTDSPRPNISCLQYFKDVMADVTAARDKMYAILDETRSLAEWTTRAGFLRYSRQITLDPNTAGKYMALSEGNRKITFNKKKNMPYPKHTDRFNHESQVLSKDGLTGRCYWEVEMSRSGKVAVAYRSISRSGNLGAYVFGFNEKSWALYCEKSYTFRHDSQSLSISDPKSSRIGVYLDHSAGILSFYSVSETMTLLHRVQTTFTEPLYAGLMLFGPNGSTAELCKLK, translated from the coding sequence ATGGCGCGGCAAAGAAATCAAGCAGACGAGATGAAATTCCGTTGTTCGATCTGTCTGGATCTATTAAAAGATCCGGTGACTATTCCTTGTGGACACAACTACTGCATGGGCTGTATTCAAACTCATTGGGGTAAAGGAGACCAGAAGATAAGTTACAGCTGTCCTCAGTGCAGAAAGACTTTCAACCCGAGACCTGTCCtgctgaaaaacaccatgttggCAGAGTTAGTGGAGGAAAAGAAGACTGCACTCCAAGCTGCTCCAGCTGATCACTGCTATGCTGGACCTGGAGACGTGGCCTGTGATTTCTGCACTGGGAGGAAGCTGAAAGCCTCCAAGTCCTGTCTGCAGTGTCTGGCTTCTTACTGTGAGCAACACCTCCAGCCTCACTATGAATCTCctgcttttaaaaaacacaaactcgTTGAAGCCTCCGTTAAGCTTCAGGAGAGCATCTGCTCCAGTCATGATAAGTTAAAAGAGATTTTCTGCCGCACTGACAAGCAGTGTATCTGCTTTCTCTGCTCAATGGACGAACATAAAGGTCACGACAcagtctcagctgcagcagagaggatGGAGAAGCAGAAGGAGCTCGGTGAAAGTCGGCAAATAATCCATCAGAGAGTCCAGGACcgagagaaagatgtgaaggAGCTTCAGCAAGAGACAAAGACCATCAATCGATCTGCTGATaaagcagtggaggacagtgaggAGATTTTTACTGAGTTGATGCGTCTCGTTGAGAAAAGACGCTCTGATGTGAAGCAGCAGATCAGATCCTGGCAGACAACTGAAGTGAGTCAAATCAAAGATCTTCAGGAGAAGCTGGACCAGGAGATCAcagagctgaagaggaaagatGCCGAAATGGATCAGCTGTTACGTACAGAGGACCACACCCAGTTTCTTCACAGTTACCCCTCACTGTCAGAGCTCCCTGAGTCTACAGACTCACCAAGACCAAACATCTCCTGTCTGCAGTACTTTAAGGATGTGATGGCAGacgtgacagcagccagagataAAATGTATGCCATTCTTGATGAAACAAGGAGTTTAGCAGAGTGGACAACCAGAGCTGGGTTCTTACGATATTCACGTCAAATcacactggatccaaacacagcagGAAAATATATGGCACTATCAGAGGGAAacagaaaaattacatttaataaaaaaaaaaatatgccatATCCTAAACATACAGACAGATTCAATCATGAATCTCAGGTCTTGAGTAAAGATGGACTGACTGGAcgttgttactgggaggtggagaTGAGCAGGTCTGGTAAAGTAGCAGTCGcttacagaagtatcagcaggTCAGGGAACTTAGGTGCATATGTCTTTGGATTCAATGAGAAGTCTTGGGCGCTATATTGTGAAAAGAGTTATACCTTCAGACATGACAGCCAGTCCCTCAGCATCTCAGACCCTAAATCCTCCAGAATAggagtgtacctggatcacagTGCAGGTATTCTGTCTttctacagcgtctctgaaACTATGactctcctccacagagtccagaccacgttCACTGAGCCGCTCTATGCTGGACTAATGCTTTTTGGTCCTAATGGAAGCACTGCTGAGTTGTGTAAGCTAAAGTAG
- the LOC131989088 gene encoding tripartite motif-containing protein 16-like, producing MAQQRNQTDEVKFCCSICLDLLKDPVTIACGHNYCMGCLKAHWDEEDQKINYSCPQCRQAFYPRPVLVKNTMLAELVEEKKTGLQAAPADHCYAGPGDVACDFCTGRKLKASKSCLQCLASYCEQHLQPHYESPAFKTHKLVDASVKLQENICSHHDEVMKIFCRTDQQCICFLCSMDEHKGHDTVSVAAERTEKQKELDESRQRIQQRVQDREKDVKELQQETETINRSADKAVEDSEEIFTELIRVIEKRRSDVKQQMRSRQETEVSRVKDLQEKLDQEITELKRKDAELDQLSRTEDHTQFLHSYHSLSELTEPTDSPRPNISCLQYFKDVMADVTAARDKMHAILSWTWSLAESTTRTEFLRYSCQITLDPNTAGKNLVLSEGNRKITYNDKNKPYPEHPDRFIHISQVLNKDGLTGRCYWEVEMSRSAAVAVAYKSISRLGDFNAHVFGCNEKSWALYIRDSYTFRHNNQYLNISGPTSSRIGVYLDHSAGILSFYSVSETMTLLHRVQTTFTEPLYAGLWLFGPTGDTAELCKLK from the coding sequence ATGGCGCAGCAAAGAAATCAAACAGACGAGGTGAAATTCTGCTGTTCgatctgtctggatctactgaaggatccgGTGACTATTGCATGTGGACACAACTACTGCATGGGCTGTCTTAAAGCCCACTGGGATGAAGAAGATCAGAAGATAAATTACAGCTGTCCTCAGTGCAGACAGGCTTTTTACCCAAGGCCTGTCCTggtgaaaaacaccatgttggCTGAGTTAGTGGAGGAAAAGAAGACTGGACTCCAAGCTGCTCCAGCTGATCACTGCTATGCTGGACCTGGAGATGTGGCCTGTGATTTCTGCACTGGGAGGAAGCTGAAAGCCTCCAAGTCCTGTCTGCAGTGTCTGGCTTCTTACTGTGAGCAACACCTCCAGCCTCACTATGAATCTCCTgcttttaaaacacacaaactcgtTGACGCCTCCGTTAAGCTTCAGGAGAACATCTGCTCCCATCAtgatgaggtgatgaagatTTTCTGCCGCACTGACCAGCAGTGTATCTGCTTTCTCTGCTCAATGGACGAACATAAAGGCCACGACACGGTCTCAGTTGCAGCAGAGAGGACGGAGAAGCAGAAGGAGCTCGATGAAAGTCGGCAAAGAATCCAGCAGAGAGTCCAGGACCGAGAGAAAGACGTGAAGGAGCTTCAGCAAGAGACGGAGACCATCAATCGATCTGCTGATaaagcagtggaggacagtgaggAGATTTTTACTGAGTTGATCCGTGTCATAGAGAAAAGACGCTCTGATGTGAAGCAGCAGATGAGATCCCGACAGGAAACTGAAGTGAGCCGAGTCAAAGATCTTCAGGAGAAGCTGGACCAGGAGATCACcgagctgaagaggaaagacgccgagctggatcagctgtcacgTACAGAGGACCACACCCAGTTTCTTCACAGCTACCACTCACTGTCAGAACTGACCGAGCCTACAGACTCACCAAGACCAAACATCTCCTGTCTGCAGTACTTTAAGGATGTGATGGCAGacgtgacagcagccagagataAAATGCACGCCATTCTTTCCTGGACATGGAGTTTAGCTGAGTCCACGACCAGAACTGAGTTCTTACGTTATTCATGTCAAATcacactggatccaaacacagcagGCAAAAATCTGGTGCTATCAGagggaaacagaaaaataacttataatgacaaaaataagcCATATCCTGAACATCCAGACAGATTCATTCACATATCTCAGGTCTTGAATAAAGATGGACTGACTGGACGTTGCTACTGGGAGGTGGAGATGAGCAGGTCTGCTGCAGTCGCAGTCGCTTACAAGAGTATCAGCAGATTAGGGGACTTTAATGCACATGTCTTTGGATGCAATGAGAAGTCTTGGGCACTTTATATCAGGGATAGTTATACCTTCAGACACAACAACCAATATCTCAATATCTCAGGCCCTACATCCTCCAGAATAggagtgtacctggatcacagTGCAGGTATTCTGTCTttctacagcgtctctgaaACTATGactctcctccacagagtccagaccacatTCACTGAGCCGCTCTATGCTGGACTTTGGCTTTTTGGTCCTACTGGAGACACTGCTGAGTTGTGTAAACTAAAGTAG